GGAAACCTTCCCTGCTCAGCTCTTCCTGTCCATGGTTCTGGGCCAGTATCTCAGCAGGGCTGGATGCCCAAAGTACCCTTGGCAGCCTCCCACCTTTTTCTGTCTCCATCCTCAGGGTAGGGCGCATTCCTTCTGCCAGCCTCTAGGTCCCCTCGCCTCCTCCAAGACCCTACCTCCAGTGCTTCAGGAACCAAGGCACCCAGCCTCCCATCCTCCTATtgaccctcccccatcccttccaCAGCTTTGCCGTTGCCTATTCTCCAGCCCAAGAGGCAAACAACAGAGAGATGCCCTCTCTACGCCAAGCAGGTCCTGAGGGCTCCGCCAGACATGCATCCAGCAAACAGGTGGGACCGGACACCAGGTCCTCTGGGAAGGTGTTTGGGTGCAAATGGTTCTGGtcccatctgtctctctctctttcccatccCTACTTCAGAAATACCTGGAGAATTACCTCAACCGCCTCCTGACCATGTCTTTCTACCGCAACTACCACGCCATGGTAAGGTCAAGAGGCTGGTGCCAGGTCTCTTGAGATGGAGCAGGGGGCAGAGGACCAGGGTCGGTGGAGTCTGAGGGGCTGAAAGCAAGAGTCTCTCCTCTGagcctttttcttcctctgcagaCAGAGTTTCTGGAAGTCAGTCAGCTGTCCTTTATCCCAGACCTTGGATCCAAAGGACTGTGAGTGTCTGACACCCCTCACCCGCCATCTGCCAACATCTGGATCTCTCCCTGGATGAGGATAGGGAAAGAGCAGTGCACAGTGGGCTGGAGGTCTGGATCCctcatccagcctcatccaacatCTCTTCTTGGTTTTCCCCACAGGGAGGGGGTGATCCGGAAGCGCTCAGGTGGCCACCGTGTTCCTGGCCTCACCTTCTGTGGCCGAGACCAAGTTTGTTATCGCTGGTCCAAGCGGTGAGACCTGAGCAGAGccgctgggcagtgggtgggggtgaggaaggaGATCCCAGGGGCATGGAGGAATGGTCAGAGCCCTTCCACTCCAGGTGGCTGGTGGTGAAGGACTCCTTCCTGCTGTACATGTGCCTCAAGACCGGCACCATCACATTTGTTCAGCTCTTCGACCCTGGCTTCAAGGTACAGGTGGGGAAAAGGAGCACAGAGGCACGGTATGGGGTCCGGATCGACACCTCCCACAGGTAAGGCCTCCCTGGTGTGGACAGACACCTGGTGAGTGAAGAGCCAGCCTGGGGCCCTAAGGGGAGTTAAGTGGAAGAGAccatggaagaaaggaaggcGTTCCCACCTCCCTGGAGCCGGCCATGATTTGGAACCAGAGAACTGTTCTAGTCAGATGCTTGGGGCTGCTCTTAGAGGCTGGGCCCAGAGAAAGAGAGTTGAGTATAAGCCTGGGGGAAGGACTTTTGGTGCAAAAGATAGGgcactccattcattcatttattcattcaacaaacttaagggacttccctggtggtccagtggttaagacgccgtgcttccactgcaaggggcacaggtttgatccctggtcgtggaactaagatcccacatgcagtgcagcatggccaaaaaaaaccacaaaaaaacaaaaaaacaaacttaagtgGCTGGCACAATACTAGGTGCCAAGGACCCAACTGTGAATAAGGCAGATACACTCCCTGTCCCTGTGAAGTCAAGTAGGGACTAAGGGAGGAGGTGAGAAAGAGGTGATAGCTAAAGGGGAGGTTTCTGAGCCAGGCCAGAGGTGTTCGGGGTGAGGATTGTGGTCCACCCATTGTTTCCGTCCAGGTCCTTGATTCTCAAGTGCAGCAGCTACCGGCAGGCACGGTGGTGGGCCCAGGAGATCACTGAGCTGGCCCGGGGCCCAGGCAGAGACTTTGTACAGCTGCACCGGCACGAAAGCTACGCTCCACCCCGGCCTGGGACCCTGGCCCGGTGGTGAGACACTGACGTCCTTTCTGAAATTGTCGGTGGCCTTTTCGACCtccttggtgttctctgagtCCTTGATCCTCTTTATCTCCTCTGACCCCTTCTGACCTCAATAACCTCCTCCTTTGAGTTCTCAAATCTCCCTGACCCCCTGACCTCTTTAATCATGCTGATCCCTCTGATTCCCCTCTGATCTTTCTGAACCCCAAACTGGGTAATCTCTGACCCTGACCTCTCCTACCTCCTGTGACCTTTTTAACCTCCTTTCACCACAGTGACCCTCTCTGTTCTCAGTGGTCTCAAATGTCTCTGATTTATTTGtccatttaataaacattttctgagcacccactatgtgccaggtccaGTGGCAGGGATAAGACTCAGTAGGTGATTCAGTCACGAAACAATGGGAGTTTGCCACGCTGGTGGTAGATATAGGGTACCAAGCACAGAGGAGGGGCATCTGCCCCAGCGTAGGATGTCAGGACTGGCTTCTAGAAGGCAGTAACCCTGAGGTTAACCTTAGCAagataaagaaaatggagaagggCAGTCTGTGCAGAGAAGCTAGAAATAGCCCAACGTGTTTGGGAACCACAAGACTGACTACTGTTGCAGCGTGAGGAGCAGTGGTCAGTAAAGAGTCTGGGGGTCGTAGGGTCTGATTGGTGCCTCTCCCGCTAAGCTGAAGAGGTTAACCTTTATCATAGGCAGAGAGGAGTCATGGAAAGAATTTTTCTTGGAGGTggtgttgagtttttttttattggagtataattgctttacaatgttgtgttagtttctgctgtacaacaaagtgaatcagctgtatgtatacatatatccccatatcccctccctcttgagcctccctcccaccctccctacagggagatcagctcgatgctttgtgacaacctagaggggtgggatagagatttagttatttatttattttaaaattttatttattttatttttatttgtttttggctgcattgggtcttcgttgctgcgctagcactttctctagttgcagtgagcgggggctactcttcgttgcggtgtgtgggcttctcattgcgatggcttctcttgttgtggagcacgggctctaggcgcacaggcttcagtagttgtggcacacgggctcagtagttgtgtcttgcgggctctagagcacaggctcggtatttatggtgcacgggcttagttgctctgcggcatgtgggatcttcccagaccagggctcgaacccgtgtcccctgaatagGCAGGAGGATTCCCAaacactgcgccactagggaagcctgagatttattttttaacataagaaCTGATCATAGCTAATACTTACGTAGCACTTAGTGTGTGCCAGAAACCGTTCTGAGTGTTTTGTGTTTATGAACTTACAACAACCCCGTGAAGCAGGTACAGTTGTTATTTCCACTTTAccggtgagaaaactgaggcaaggagaagttaagtaacttgtcaagGTCACACACCTTGTAAACAGTGGAACCAGTATTCAAATCCAGGTAGTCTGGGTCAAGACCCTGCTCTTCACCATCAAACAGGACTGTTAGTTATTAAAAGTCTAACAATACGGAaacatattaagtaaaaaattaaagttcTCTGCACAAGCCTTTATCCCCCGGCCCTTAGTtcttctctacaccctctccccAAAATCCCATTTTTCTCCCCAGAAGTAATCCTGGTGATAGTTTGATATTTATCCTCCCAGATCTTTTCctgcatattttcatgtgcttagcatatatgttactttttttttaatgtaaatgagatcatgcagtctcttctttgttttactttttcacttAACACATGTGTTAGAGATTAGGCATTTACATTATTTCCCACTTTCAGTCTTATAAAcgatactgcaatgaacataatcTTTGGTTAAGCACTTAATAGGATGTCTTCCTAGATATAGAATTACGAAGTGCATTTAATGGTATTGGGGCTATGTGGATTTAATATTCTGATAGATACTACCAAACTGTCCTCTAAAAAAGCTATAAAACCAATGTATATTCTCACAAACTATGAGAATACTCACTTCCCCATATGCTAATATTGAATGTAACCtgcaattttaatttttgccaatctagtgaatttaaaaagtgttattcATTTTAATATCAATTTCCTTGTTTAGTgatgaagttgaacatcttttcatctaTGATTGGCCATTTTCCCCCTGTGAACtatcagttctcttttttttttttttttttgtctgtgctgtgcggcttgtgggaccctgttccccgaccagggaccaaacctgtgccctccgcagtgaaagcacagagtcctaactgctggacggccagggaattcccatatcaGTTCTTATTCTTTGATCAGTTGGCCTatatgtctttttgttattgatatgTTGGAACTCTTTATAtgtgatgtattttttaaaaataatttacatttgcaTGTAAGCCTTCAAGCATTTTGTTCCACATtgcagtttaattttatttatttatttatttatttatggctgtgttgggtcttcgtttctgtgtgagggctttttctagttgcggcaagtgggggcccctcttcattgcggtgtgcgtgcctctcactattgcggcctctcttgttgcggagcacaggctccagacgcgcaggctcagtaattgtggctcacgggcccagttgctccgtggcatgtgggatcttcccagaccagggctcgaacccgtgtcccctgcattggcaggcagactctcaaccactgcgccaccagggaagccctatatgtgATGTATTAATCTTCCCAATCTTTAGTCATTTTCTTTGGTTTGTTGTGTCTTTTGtagtttgtaattttatttagcTCATACTGGCAAATTTATCCCACTTTGATATATCTACCTGCTACTGTCTGACCCCTCTGATCACTCTTGGTCTTTGACCCTGCTGTCACCTCTGACCCATGACTGTCCTCCGGTCTTCACTCTCCAGAGCTTTCTGGCTTCTGACTCCCCTGACCTCCTTGGCTTGGCCTCCCCCAGGTTTGTGAATGGGGCAGGTTACTTTGCTGCTGCAGCTGATGCCATCCTGCGAGCTCAAGAAGAGATTTTCATCACAGGCTGGTGGTAAGTGGGGAAAAAGCCTGAGCAAGAAGCGGTAGGATAGGGCCTGCAACAGATCAGCTTATCGGTCAGAAAAGGAGTGGAAGGGGAGGAGTGATTGTTGTCGGGAGCTTAGCTTGCCCTTACCCCCTGCCCTGAATCCCAGGTTGAGTCCTGAGATTTACCTGAAGCGTCCGGCCCATTCAGATGACTGGAGACTGGACATTATGCTCAAGAAGAAGGCGGTGAGGAGAGTGGTTGGGCTGGAGGGGAGGTATGGTGGCGGGGTGGCCTGTGGGTGAAGATTGGTTAGAAGGGACTGTAGCATGGGGGAAGGCAGGGAATCTGAAACTTGAGGAGGAGGAAATATGCCCATCCTGGCTCAGTGTCTGGCAAACATCACCGCCTCCCCTTCCCTAAGGAGAACTGACACCTCCCTGTTCTTGCCCTTCCTCTATCTGGTACAGACTTTCCTCCCAGTATCCATTACACTCTGTTGTGTTACTGCAGGGTGGacatgtctgtctctctccctggaCTGATTAATATCACTAGTTCCAATACAAGGCATAGTGTCTGCTATGTTGGGAGCATCCATAGATATTGATGGGTGGGAGGAAAGATATGTGGATGATGGAGAGtgggtgggtgaatggatggGTAGATGATGGAGAGGGAGATAGATAGAAGGATGTGAGGTTGGGAAGGTGGATCAGTAGGAGAGTGGGTAGGTAGATGGATGAATGATAGATGGTAGATAAGGGGATGAGTAAATTTTGGGGAAAATGAGTGGATAGAAAATGCTGGGTAGGCGGGTAGATGTGTGGATGGTTGAGCAGATAGATGATATTCAATCTAGGTTTGCTGTAAGCAACAAAGCAGGGTGTAAATGGCAGAGCATTGAGGACCTTCAGTCAGGGAGGAGGAATATACAGGAATCCTGAGCATGGGGAAGGGTttgggagggtgggaaggggtCATTCCAAGAGAGGCATTAGGATCTGATTTCCTCACTGACCACCAGGAGGAGGGTGTCCGGGTGTCCGTACTGCTGTTTAAGGAAGTGGAGTTGGCCTTGGCCATCAACAGTGACTATAGCAAGAAGGTTCTGATGCTACTGCATCCCAACGTAAAGGTGACTCTCAGGCCTCAGAGACCCCTTCCCTGCAGCCCTCCTCACCACACTTTCCCATCCCCTCAGCCCTCCCTTTCCTTGAGCATCTCATCCTTCCGTCTTTCCATTCTCTCCCCCAACACCTCCTCTTCTCCCACCTAAGCTCACCCTCATGAACTCGCCCACACCTGCTGCAGGTGATGCGCCACCCAGACCAGGTGACTCTGTGGGCCCATCATGAGAAGCTCCTGGTGGTGGACCAAGGAGTGGCCTTCTTGGGGGGGCTGGACCTCGCCTATGGCCGCTGGGATGACCTGCACTACAGACTGACTGACCTTGGGGACTCCTCTGAGTCAGCTGCCCCCCAGGTAATCCCCCAAGGCCTTCCTGAGCTCCCCCAAACTCAGCTAACCTAAATCCTCACCCCTTCCCAGCTCCAGCCTTCCCCTCCAGTCATTCCAAGCCCACACTCAGGGTTCCTTGGCCTTTCTGGGACCCCAAGAACCTGCTTTGAATATACTATGACCCAGTCCCCTCCCCACGTCCGttacccacccctccccccattcctcTAGGGATTTCAAATGCATCTGAAGGGGAGGACCAGGGAATCAAACTCTCTCTGCTTCATTCTTActttgtgtctctctgtctcccagTCTTCCAGtgctcctttcttctctttggcCTGGCTCTGTACGGCCCCGTGACCTCTCCTTGCCCCTGGCTTGGGTGTGTTCCCCCTACAGCCTCCCACCTCATGCTCAGACCCTCGAGCTACACCAGACCTCTCTCACAACCAACTCTTCTGGCTGGGCAAGGACTACAGCAATCTTATCGCTAAGGACTGGGTCCAGTTGGATCGGCCTTTTGAGGGTAGGAGTCCCCTTCCTCCAAAGCCCGTGAGAGCTGGGAGCAGGGgcagaaggcagggctgggactgAGGATGGGATGAACTGGGTCAAGGGTAATGCACCCTCCCCTCGGgttggctcctcctcctccctgccccaagtGTCCCCAAGAGACCATCCCTGACCTCTCCCCTGACTCTCCTGGGACCCCCAGATTTCATTGACAGGGAGACCACCCCCCGGATGCCATGGCGGGACGTCGGGGTGGTGGTCCATGGCTCACCCGCCAGGGACCTTGCCCGGCACTTCATCCAGCGCTGGAATTTCACCAAGGTGCTGGatccctcctgctccctcctgTGAGgctggagggcgggagggagccTGGGGCAGCTCGTCACCTCCCTCTGACTCTGCCATCCCTCTTCCTCAGAACACCAAGGCCAAGTACAAGATACCCATGTACCCCTACCTGCTGCCCAAGTCCACCAGCACCGCAAACCAGCTCCCTTTCATGCTCCCGGGAGTGCAGTGCGCCACCGTGCAGGTGAGGCTCCGACTTCAGCCTGCCCTCGCCTCCCTCCCTTCAGCCCAGTGCCCCGGCCCACGCCCCCTGACCTGAGAGCCCCCGCCAGACCCCTCCTCTCCCGGGCTCAGGCGCCACCGCATATTCGCCGTCCCCCCCAGGTCTTGCG
This Balaenoptera acutorostrata chromosome 20, mBalAcu1.1, whole genome shotgun sequence DNA region includes the following protein-coding sequences:
- the PLD2 gene encoding phospholipase D2 isoform X4, which translates into the protein MAATSESLFPSGGDLDSSQLQMEPDEVDTLKEGEDSADRMHPFLAIYDLQPLKIHPLVFAPGVPVIAQVVGTERYTSGSKVGTCTLYSVRFTHGDFTWTTKKKFRHFQELHRDLLRHKVLTSLLPLTRFAVAYSPAQEANNREMPSLRQAGPEGSARHASSKQKYLENYLNRLLTMSFYRNYHAMTEFLEVSQLSFIPDLGSKGLEGVIRKRSGGHRVPGLTFCGRDQVCYRWSKRWLVVKDSFLLYMCLKTGTITFVQLFDPGFKVQVGKRSTEARYGVRIDTSHRSLILKCSSYRQARWWAQEITELARGPGRDFVQLHRHESYAPPRPGTLARWFVNGAGYFAAAADAILRAQEEIFITGWWLSPEIYLKRPAHSDDWRLDIMLKKKAEEGVRVSVLLFKEVELALAINSDYSKKVLMLLHPNVKVMRHPDQVTLWAHHEKLLVVDQGVAFLGGLDLAYGRWDDLHYRLTDLGDSSESAAPQPPTSCSDPRATPDLSHNQLFWLGKDYSNLIAKDWVQLDRPFEDFIDRETTPRMPWRDVGVVVHGSPARDLARHFIQRWNFTKNTKAKYKIPMYPYLLPKSTSTANQLPFMLPGVQCATVQVLRSVDRWSAGTLENSILNAYLHTIRESQHFLYIENQFFISCSDGRTVLNKVGDEIVDRILKAHKQGQCFRVYMLLPLLPGFEGDISTGGGNSIQAILHFTYRTLCRGEYSILHRLKAAMGTAWRDYISICGLRTHGELGRHPVSELVYIHSKMLIADDRTVIIGSANINDRSLLGKRDSELAVLIEDTEMEASLMNGVEYQAGSMILGADGRPDLDLRDPVCDDFFQSWQDTAESNANIYEQIFRCLPSNATRSLRALREYVAAEPLATVSPPLARSELTQVQGHLVHFPLKFLEDESLLPPLGSKEGMIPLEVWT
- the PLD2 gene encoding phospholipase D2 isoform X3; this translates as MAATSESLFPSGGDLDSSQLQMEPDEVDTLKEGEDSADRMHPFLAIYDLQPLKIHPLVFAPGVPVIAQVVGTERYTSGSKVGTCTLYSVRFTHGDFTWTTKKKFRHFQELHRDLLRHKVLTSLLPLTRFAVAYSPAQEANNREMPSLRQAGPEGSARHASSKQKYLENYLNRLLTMSFYRNYHAMTEFLEVSQLSFIPDLGSKGLEGVIRKRSGGHRVPGLTFCGRDQVCYRWSKRWLVVKDSFLLYMCLKTGTITFVQLFDPGFKVQVGKRSTEARYGVRIDTSHRSLILKCSSYRQARWWAQEITELARGPGRDFVQLHRHESYAPPRPGTLARWFVNGAGYFAAAADAILRAQEEIFITGWWLSPEIYLKRPAHSDDWRLDIMLKKKAEEGVRVSVLLFKEVELALAINSDYSKKVLMLLHPNVKVMRHPDQVTLWAHHEKLLVVDQGVAFLGGLDLAYGRWDDLHYRLTDLGDSSESAAPQPPTSCSDPRATPDLSHNQLFWLGKDYSNLIAKDWVQLDRPFEDFIDRETTPRMPWRDVGVVVHGSPARDLARHFIQRWNFTKNTKAKYKIPMYPYLLPKSTSTANQLPFMLPGVQCATVQVLRSVDRWSAGTLENSILNAYLHTIRESQHFLYIENQFFISCSDGRTVLNKVGDEIVDRILKAHKQGQCFRVYMLLPLLPGFEGDISTGGGNSIQAILHFTYRTLCRGEYSILHRLKAAMGTAWRDYISICGLRTHGELGRHPVSELVYIHSKMLIADDRTVIIGSANINDRSLLGKRDSELAVLIEDTEMEASLMNGVEYQAGRFALSLRKHCFSMILGADGRPDLDLRDPVCDDFFQSWQDTAESNANIYEQIFRCLPSNATRSLRALREYVAAEPLATVSPPLARSELTQVQGHLVHFPLKFLEDESLLPPLGSKEGMIPLEVWT